One genomic window of Bradyrhizobium sp. CCGE-LA001 includes the following:
- a CDS encoding serine hydrolase domain-containing protein — MLAPTPASPESVGMSKAALDRVDAHLKSRYIDAGRFPGGHLLVYRRGKVAHSSVQGFADVERKLPVKDDTIYRIYSMTKPLTSVAFMMLVEQGLVAIDEPVAKYIPEWKDLGVFVAGTYPAFLTRPPSRPMLIVDLLRHTAGLTYGFQQRSNVDAAYRAEKIGEVEKSGTLQTMIESLAKIPLEFSPGDAWNYSVATDVLGYLVGKISGMPFEQFLKTRILDPLGMTDTDFHVPASKAHRFAACYSADPGGGMTFHAGQRREGLTLQDDPTTSSFLSPPSFISGGGGLCSTVADYLTFCRALLNGGELGGVRLIGPKTLALMTSNHIPGGCALPEVSRSLFSEAAYNGIGFGLGFAVTMRPAETLIAGSPGEYNWGGAATTSFWIDPAEELIAIFMTQVLPSSAYPIRRELRSMVYAAITESNL, encoded by the coding sequence ATGCTCGCCCCTACTCCTGCTTCGCCCGAATCCGTGGGCATGTCCAAGGCCGCACTCGACCGCGTGGATGCGCATCTGAAGAGCCGCTACATCGATGCCGGCCGCTTCCCCGGCGGGCATCTGCTGGTCTATCGCCGTGGCAAGGTCGCGCACAGCTCGGTTCAGGGCTTTGCTGACGTCGAGCGCAAGCTGCCGGTCAAGGACGACACCATTTACCGCATCTATTCCATGACCAAGCCGCTCACCAGCGTGGCCTTCATGATGCTGGTCGAGCAGGGCCTCGTCGCGATCGACGAGCCCGTGGCCAAATACATTCCGGAATGGAAGGATCTCGGCGTGTTCGTCGCCGGCACCTACCCGGCCTTCCTGACCCGGCCGCCGTCCCGGCCGATGCTGATCGTCGACCTCTTGCGCCACACCGCCGGCCTCACCTACGGCTTCCAGCAGCGCTCCAATGTCGATGCCGCCTACCGCGCCGAGAAGATCGGTGAGGTCGAGAAGTCGGGCACGCTCCAGACCATGATCGAGAGCCTGGCCAAGATCCCGCTGGAGTTTTCGCCGGGCGATGCCTGGAACTACTCGGTCGCAACCGACGTGCTCGGCTATCTCGTCGGCAAGATCTCGGGAATGCCGTTCGAGCAGTTCCTCAAAACGCGTATTCTCGATCCGCTCGGCATGACCGACACCGACTTCCACGTGCCGGCCTCGAAGGCGCATCGCTTCGCCGCCTGCTATTCCGCCGATCCCGGCGGCGGCATGACCTTCCATGCCGGCCAGCGGCGCGAGGGGCTGACTTTGCAGGACGACCCGACGACGAGTTCTTTCCTGTCGCCGCCCTCCTTCATCTCGGGCGGCGGCGGCCTGTGCTCCACAGTCGCAGATTATCTCACCTTCTGCCGCGCGCTGCTCAACGGCGGCGAGCTCGGCGGCGTCAGGCTGATCGGGCCGAAAACGCTGGCTCTGATGACGAGCAACCATATTCCGGGCGGATGCGCCCTGCCGGAGGTGTCACGTTCGCTGTTCTCGGAAGCTGCCTATAACGGCATCGGCTTCGGCCTCGGCTTCGCCGTGACCATGCGCCCGGCCGAGACGCTGATCGCCGGCAGCCCGGGCGAATACAATTGGGGCGGCGCGGCCACGACCTCGTTCTGGATCGACCCGGCCGAAGAGCTGATCGCCATCTTCATGACGCAGGTGCTGCCATCGAGCGCCTACCCGATCCGGCGCGAGCTGCGCAGCATGGTCTACGCGGCGATCACCGAGAGCAATCTCTGA
- a CDS encoding intradiol ring-cleavage dioxygenase — translation MTQFSETDLTEAVVKSFDQTPNPRAKFLLQELVKSLHDYVSKTGLTFEEWEYAIDFLTRTGQKCTDTRQEFILLSDVLGVSMLVDAVNHRDREGATQTTVLGPFYVGEHKVTAHGTDISPNNQTGERMFVQSRVTDLKGKPLAGVPVDVWHADDDGSYDSQKPNYDEVGASARARFITDEDGRFFFRTILPCSYPIPTDGPVGEMIVQTKRHPMRPAHVHFLVNAKGYEPLITHVFMDGDKYLDSDVVFGVKDDLIAKVEPRNDAVLPDGTKANGKWHLMSYEFHLKPGGGMAPKPLGTKATETA, via the coding sequence ATGACCCAATTCAGCGAGACCGATCTCACGGAAGCCGTCGTCAAGAGCTTCGATCAGACGCCGAACCCGCGCGCAAAATTCCTGCTCCAGGAATTGGTGAAGTCGCTGCACGATTACGTGAGCAAGACCGGCCTCACCTTCGAGGAGTGGGAATACGCCATCGACTTCCTGACCCGCACCGGGCAGAAGTGCACCGACACGCGGCAGGAGTTCATCCTGCTTTCGGACGTGCTCGGTGTCTCCATGCTGGTCGATGCCGTCAACCATCGGGACCGCGAGGGCGCGACACAGACCACCGTGCTCGGCCCGTTCTATGTCGGCGAGCACAAGGTGACCGCGCACGGCACGGACATCTCACCGAATAACCAGACCGGCGAGCGGATGTTCGTGCAGAGCCGCGTCACCGATCTCAAAGGCAAGCCGCTCGCGGGCGTGCCCGTCGACGTCTGGCACGCCGATGATGACGGCTCCTACGATTCCCAGAAGCCGAACTACGACGAGGTCGGCGCTTCCGCGCGGGCGCGTTTCATCACCGACGAGGACGGCCGCTTCTTCTTCCGCACCATCCTGCCGTGCAGCTATCCGATCCCGACCGACGGCCCTGTCGGCGAAATGATCGTGCAGACCAAGCGGCATCCGATGCGCCCGGCGCATGTGCACTTCCTGGTCAATGCGAAGGGCTACGAGCCGCTGATCACTCACGTCTTCATGGACGGCGACAAGTATCTGGATTCCGACGTCGTGTTCGGCGTCAAGGACGACCTCATCGCCAAAGTCGAGCCGCGCAACGACGCCGTGCTGCCCGACGGCACTAAGGCGAACGGGAAGTGGCACCTGATGAGTTACGAATTCCACCTCAAGCCGGGCGGTGGCATGGCGCCAAAGCCGCTGGGAACGAAGGCGACCGAGACAGCGTGA
- a CDS encoding LysR family transcriptional regulator — MDLLALADFNLVARHGGFGRAARAAGRPKATLSRRVAELEAALDLRLFERGARVLKLTQEGRALYERTGTLLTELDETAAAIASGGDRPRGRLRVSAPLLFSQIAMGKLAAAFALKYPDVRLEVTTEDRAVDMVEEGYDLVIRVSPDPDESLVGRIFLRDRLVVVASPSLKRPAGKSAVPAVIRGASDQSLAWEVTRPAGRSRFAVDPVLRLSSLVMVRDAVRAGVGAGRLPLSLVSHDLAAGTLIHWGDVDAPEITLWTLYPSRRLLSARVSAFLDFLKEAFPKGTPEELAAYIGN, encoded by the coding sequence ATGGACCTGCTTGCCCTGGCTGATTTCAATCTTGTCGCCCGCCATGGAGGGTTCGGACGCGCCGCGCGAGCTGCCGGACGTCCGAAAGCCACCCTGTCCCGCCGGGTCGCGGAGCTGGAAGCGGCACTCGATCTGCGCCTGTTCGAGCGGGGTGCGCGCGTCCTGAAGCTCACCCAGGAAGGACGCGCGCTTTACGAGCGCACCGGGACTTTGCTGACCGAGCTCGACGAAACGGCAGCAGCGATCGCTTCCGGAGGAGACAGGCCGCGCGGCAGGTTGCGCGTGAGCGCACCGTTGTTGTTCTCGCAGATCGCGATGGGGAAGTTAGCTGCCGCCTTCGCCCTGAAATACCCCGACGTCCGGCTTGAAGTGACGACGGAAGACCGGGCCGTCGACATGGTCGAGGAAGGTTATGACCTCGTCATTCGCGTGAGTCCCGATCCGGATGAGAGCCTCGTTGGTCGCATCTTCCTACGCGACCGGCTGGTGGTCGTGGCCAGCCCCAGTCTGAAACGACCGGCGGGCAAGTCTGCTGTGCCCGCCGTCATCCGTGGCGCGAGCGACCAGAGCCTCGCCTGGGAGGTGACGAGGCCGGCAGGACGATCGCGCTTTGCAGTCGATCCTGTGCTTCGCTTGTCCTCACTGGTTATGGTCCGCGACGCGGTCAGGGCGGGCGTCGGCGCAGGACGCCTTCCATTGTCGCTCGTCAGTCACGATCTAGCCGCCGGCACGTTGATCCATTGGGGCGATGTCGACGCACCTGAGATCACGCTGTGGACGCTCTATCCGTCGCGGCGCTTGTTGAGCGCACGCGTCTCCGCCTTCCTCGACTTTCTGAAGGAAGCCTTTCCCAAGGGCACGCCCGAGGAGCTGGCAGCCTATATCGGAAACTGA
- a CDS encoding SDR family oxidoreductase, with translation MTILVTGATGTVGRHVIEQLVNRGADVRALVRDPAKAKFSAGVAVVQGDLLDVDALRGAFTGVSTLFLLNGVVADEFTQALVALNLAREAGVERVVYLSVIHGDRYVNVPHFAGKFGVERMIEQMGFNATILRPAYFMNNDLTIKDVVLGYGVYPMPIGSKGIAMIDARDIGEIAAIELIRREQAATALPFTRINLVGPDELTGAKAAAVWSEVLGRTIAYPGDDTAGFEKNLRQFMPSWMAFDMRLMSERFLTDGMLPEPGDVERLTTLLGRPLRSYRDFVSEVAASA, from the coding sequence ATGACCATCCTCGTTACCGGTGCCACCGGCACCGTCGGCCGCCACGTCATCGAACAGCTCGTCAATCGCGGTGCCGACGTGCGTGCTCTCGTCCGCGATCCCGCGAAGGCGAAGTTCTCCGCAGGGGTCGCCGTCGTGCAGGGCGACCTGCTCGACGTCGACGCGCTGCGCGGCGCCTTCACTGGCGTCTCCACCCTGTTCCTGCTCAACGGAGTCGTCGCGGATGAATTCACCCAGGCGTTGGTCGCGCTCAATCTGGCGCGCGAGGCCGGCGTCGAGCGAGTCGTCTACCTGTCGGTGATCCATGGCGATCGCTACGTCAACGTGCCGCACTTTGCCGGCAAGTTCGGTGTCGAGCGCATGATCGAGCAGATGGGCTTCAACGCCACCATCCTGCGCCCGGCCTACTTCATGAACAACGATCTCACGATCAAGGACGTGGTGCTCGGTTATGGCGTCTACCCGATGCCGATCGGCAGCAAGGGCATCGCGATGATCGACGCACGCGACATCGGCGAGATCGCCGCAATCGAACTCATCCGTCGCGAGCAGGCTGCCACAGCGCTCCCGTTCACTCGCATCAACCTCGTCGGTCCCGATGAGCTGACCGGTGCGAAGGCCGCCGCCGTCTGGTCCGAGGTGCTGGGGCGCACGATCGCCTATCCCGGCGACGACACCGCCGGCTTCGAAAAGAATCTAAGGCAGTTCATGCCGAGCTGGATGGCCTTCGACATGCGGCTGATGAGCGAACGCTTTCTCACCGACGGCATGCTTCCCGAGCCGGGCGACGTCGAGCGCCTGACCACGCTGCTGGGCCGGCCTTTGCGCTCCTATCGCGACTTCGTCTCCGAAGTCGCGGCCTCGGCTTAA
- a CDS encoding SRPBCC family protein encodes MIYSTATVLVNPEGEAPLTRAQIWQGLVLKARDARLFLPPKLCTRCEVVEESATHIVREATIAGDDLREIISFEPEHKVTFFQAAGPREGAIINELFEDETGALQLRFYCYTGLRGKTPFGPEEQAEQAQFDSDQGYKAALLSTLKRTRELLAEGKL; translated from the coding sequence ATGATCTATTCGACCGCTACCGTTTTAGTGAATCCGGAAGGCGAAGCGCCTTTGACCCGCGCTCAGATCTGGCAAGGCCTGGTTCTAAAGGCCCGCGACGCCCGCCTGTTCCTTCCGCCCAAGCTCTGTACCCGCTGCGAGGTCGTGGAGGAAAGCGCGACGCACATCGTGCGTGAAGCCACGATCGCCGGCGACGATCTGCGCGAGATCATTAGCTTCGAGCCGGAGCACAAGGTGACCTTCTTCCAGGCCGCGGGTCCACGCGAAGGCGCGATCATCAACGAGCTCTTCGAAGACGAAACGGGGGCGCTGCAATTGCGTTTCTATTGCTACACCGGCCTGCGCGGCAAGACGCCGTTCGGGCCCGAAGAGCAGGCCGAGCAGGCCCAGTTCGACAGCGACCAGGGCTACAAGGCCGCTCTGCTGTCGACGCTGAAACGGACCCGCGAGCTGCTCGCGGAAGGCAAGCTCTGA
- a CDS encoding bifunctional protein-serine/threonine kinase/phosphatase has translation MTMSPGLSISVGQHSDKGRKPINQDFHGVLIPEEPLLSLKGIAAVLADGISSSAVSQIASESAVKSFLMDYYCTSESWTVKTSARRVLDATNSWLHAQTRKSQYAYDRDKGYVCTLSAVVIKATTAHIFHIGDCRIYRVAGKALEQLTDDHRIIVSSEQTYLGRALGINPQLEIDYQALEIEAGDTFLLATDGAYEFVDARFVTSALNEHAAELDGAAKAIVEEAYRRGSDDNITVQILRIDAVPQREPAGIFSQTSQLPLPPLPEPRAIFDGYRIVREIHGSSRSHIYLAVDVETEEPVALKLPSVDLRDNAAYLKRFLMEEWIARRIDSPHVLKPLSQSKRRGYLYVATEYVEGQTLKQWMTDNPRPDLETVRGIIEQIAAGLRAFHRMEMLHQDLRPDNILIDKTGTAKIIDFGSVRVAGVAEAAPGDDADDILGTVQYTAPEYFLGQGGSPRSDMFSLAVICYQMLTGKLPYGTQVAKIRRKADVRKLQYRPADDDRNVPAWVDGALKRALHPDPYKRHEDLSEFVFELRTPNPAYLDTRFTPLLERSPLMFWKLTSAALACAVVVLLALLHAR, from the coding sequence ATGACGATGAGCCCCGGTCTCTCGATTTCGGTCGGCCAGCATTCCGACAAGGGGCGCAAGCCCATCAACCAGGACTTTCACGGCGTCCTCATTCCCGAGGAGCCGCTGCTCAGTCTGAAGGGCATTGCCGCGGTTCTCGCCGACGGCATCTCCTCCAGTGCAGTGAGCCAGATCGCCAGCGAGTCGGCGGTCAAGAGCTTCCTGATGGATTACTACTGCACGTCGGAATCCTGGACGGTGAAGACGTCGGCCCGCCGCGTGCTGGACGCGACCAATTCCTGGCTGCACGCGCAGACGCGCAAGAGCCAATACGCCTATGACCGTGACAAGGGCTATGTCTGCACGCTCAGCGCCGTGGTCATCAAGGCGACTACCGCGCACATCTTCCATATCGGCGATTGCCGCATCTATCGCGTCGCCGGCAAGGCGCTCGAGCAGCTGACCGACGACCACCGCATCATCGTCTCCTCCGAGCAAACCTATCTCGGCCGCGCGCTCGGCATCAATCCGCAGCTCGAGATCGACTACCAGGCTTTGGAGATAGAGGCCGGCGACACCTTCCTGCTGGCGACCGACGGCGCCTATGAATTCGTGGACGCGCGCTTCGTCACGAGCGCCCTGAACGAGCATGCAGCCGAGCTCGACGGCGCGGCGAAGGCGATCGTCGAGGAAGCCTACCGGCGCGGCAGCGACGACAACATCACCGTCCAGATCCTGCGCATCGATGCGGTGCCCCAGCGCGAGCCGGCCGGCATCTTCAGTCAGACCTCGCAATTGCCGCTGCCCCCGCTGCCCGAGCCGCGCGCGATCTTCGACGGCTACCGGATCGTTCGCGAGATTCACGGCAGCAGCCGCAGCCACATCTATCTCGCCGTCGATGTGGAGACCGAGGAGCCGGTCGCGCTCAAGCTGCCGTCGGTCGATTTGCGCGACAATGCCGCCTATCTCAAGCGCTTCCTGATGGAGGAGTGGATCGCGCGCCGGATCGACAGTCCCCACGTCCTCAAGCCGCTGTCACAGTCGAAGCGGCGCGGCTACCTCTACGTTGCGACTGAATATGTCGAGGGGCAGACACTGAAGCAGTGGATGACCGACAATCCGCGACCCGATCTCGAAACCGTCCGCGGCATCATCGAGCAGATCGCCGCGGGCCTGCGCGCCTTTCACCGCATGGAGATGCTGCATCAGGATCTCAGGCCCGACAACATCCTGATCGACAAGACCGGCACCGCCAAGATCATCGACTTCGGATCGGTCAGGGTCGCCGGCGTCGCGGAGGCCGCGCCTGGGGACGATGCTGACGATATCCTGGGAACGGTCCAGTACACCGCGCCGGAGTATTTTCTCGGCCAGGGCGGATCGCCGCGCTCCGACATGTTTTCGCTGGCCGTGATCTGCTACCAGATGCTGACGGGCAAGCTGCCCTACGGCACCCAGGTCGCCAAAATCCGCCGCAAGGCGGACGTGCGGAAGCTTCAATATCGCCCGGCCGACGACGACCGCAACGTGCCGGCCTGGGTCGATGGTGCGTTGAAGCGCGCGCTGCATCCCGATCCGTACAAGCGGCACGAGGATCTCTCGGAGTTCGTCTTCGAGCTCCGCACACCCAATCCGGCCTATCTCGATACGCGGTTCACGCCGCTGCTGGAGCGCAGCCCGTTGATGTTCTGGAAGCTGACATCCGCCGCACTCGCCTGCGCGGTCGTGGTGCTGCTGGCGCTGCTGCACGCGCGCTGA
- a CDS encoding formate/nitrite transporter family protein, whose translation MSYLAPSEFVTKMVDAGESKIFMSTRDTIIRAYMAGAILTLAAWFAVTINVNTGQPLVGALLFPVGFVMLYLLGFDLLTGVFVLSPLALIDKRPGVTLGGVLRNWGLVFVGNFAGAFTVAFMMAFVTTFGFTQAPDKVGTAIGIIGESRTLGYAEHGAAGMATLFMRGMLCNWMVSTGVVGAMISTSVPGKVIAMWMPILVFFYMVFEHSVVNMFLFPSGLLLGAKFSILDYLIWNEIPTVLGNLVGGLAFTGMTLYATHVMTKPKRQIDKVAKPRVAA comes from the coding sequence ATGTCGTATCTCGCGCCTTCGGAATTCGTCACCAAGATGGTGGATGCAGGCGAGTCCAAGATCTTCATGTCCACCCGGGATACCATCATCCGCGCCTACATGGCCGGCGCCATCCTCACGCTCGCGGCATGGTTCGCCGTGACGATCAACGTCAACACCGGCCAGCCGCTGGTCGGCGCGCTCCTGTTTCCGGTCGGCTTCGTGATGCTGTACCTGCTGGGCTTCGATCTCCTGACCGGCGTGTTCGTGCTCTCGCCGCTCGCCCTGATCGACAAGCGCCCCGGCGTCACGCTCGGCGGCGTGCTGCGCAACTGGGGCCTGGTGTTCGTCGGCAATTTCGCCGGCGCCTTCACCGTCGCCTTCATGATGGCCTTCGTCACGACGTTCGGCTTCACCCAGGCTCCCGACAAGGTTGGCACCGCCATCGGAATCATCGGAGAAAGCCGCACGCTCGGCTACGCCGAGCACGGTGCGGCCGGCATGGCAACGCTGTTCATGCGCGGCATGCTCTGCAACTGGATGGTCTCGACCGGCGTGGTCGGCGCCATGATCTCCACCTCGGTGCCGGGCAAGGTCATTGCGATGTGGATGCCGATCCTGGTGTTCTTCTACATGGTGTTCGAGCATTCGGTCGTGAACATGTTCCTGTTCCCGTCCGGGCTGCTGCTCGGCGCGAAGTTCTCGATCCTCGACTATCTGATCTGGAACGAGATCCCGACCGTGCTCGGCAACCTCGTCGGCGGCCTCGCCTTCACCGGCATGACCCTTTACGCGACGCACGTCATGACCAAGCCGAAGCGCCAGATCGACAAGGTCGCCAAGCCCCGCGTTGCGGCCTGA